A genomic segment from Danio aesculapii chromosome 17, fDanAes4.1, whole genome shotgun sequence encodes:
- the dpysl5a gene encoding dihydropyrimidinase-related protein 5a, giving the protein MSSSSATVRILIKGGKVVNDDFTQEADVYIENGIIQQVGKELMIPGGAKVIDATGKLVLPGGIDTSVHLNESFMNGTTADDFYSGTKAALAGGTTMVIGHVLPEKNESLLDAYEKSRSHADAKACCDYALHMGVTWWGPKARAQMEMLVRDKGVNSFQMYMAYKDMYMLRDSELFQALQNCKDIGAVARVHAENGELVAEGAREALDLGISGPEGIEISRPEELEAEAVHRAITIANRAHCPIYLVNVSSMSAGDVLASAKMQGKVVHGETTTAHAVLNGMQYYHQDWAHAAAFVTVPPLRLDPNTPNYLLSLLGNDTLNVVTSDHRPFTTKQKAMGKDDFTKIPHGVPGVQDRMSVMWERGVVGGKMDENRFVAVTSSNAAKIYNLYPRKGRIIPGADADVVVWDPESTRTISVTTQWQGGDVNLYENLRCHGVPLVTISRGRVVYENGIFTCAEGSGKFYPLRTFPDYLYKKMVQREKCQALKGVERTPYTGDVAAVQNYGKKDLGPSDGDMNPRPCTRHGGVRDLHESSFSLSGAQIDDNVPKRASARILAPPGGRSSGIW; this is encoded by the exons ATGTCTTCCAGCTCAGCAACGGTGCGCATCCTCATAAAGGGAGGTAAAGTGGTCAACGATGACTTCACACAAGAAGCAGATGTGTACATCGAGAATGGCATCATCCAGCAGGTGGGCAAAGAGCTGATGATCCCAGGTGGGGCCAAGGTTATAGATGCCACGGGAAAGCTGGTGCTTCCGGGTGGCATAGACACCAGCGTTCACCTAAACGAGAGCTTCATGAATGGCACTACTGCAGACGACTTCTACAGCGGCACAAAG GCGGCTCTCGCTGGAGGCACCACTATGGTGATTGGTCACGTGCTACCAGAGAAGAACGAGTCATTGCTAGATGCCTATGAAAAATCCCGCTCTCACGCTGATGCCAAAGCCTGCTGTGACTATGCCCTGCATATGGGAGTGACCTGGTGGGGGCCTAAG GCTAGGGCTCAAATGGAGATGCTGGTACGAGACAAAGGGGTGAACTCCTTCCAGATGTACATGGCGTATAAGGACATGTACATGCTGAGGGACAGCGAGCTGTTTCAGGCCCTGCAGAACTGTAAGGATATTGGTGCTGTGGCCCGTGTCCACGCGGAGAACGGAGAGCTGGTTGCTGAG GGTGCCCGAGAGGCTTTGGATCTGGGTATTAGTGGACCAGAGGGCATTGAGATAAGCAGACCTGAGGAG CTGGAAGCAGAGGCCGTCCATCGAGCCATCACCATCGCTAACAGA gcCCACTGTCCCATATATCTTGTGAATGTTTCCAGCATGTCAGCAGGAGACGTTTTAGCATCGGCTAAAATGCAAG GGAAAGTGGTGCATGGAGAGACCACCACTGCTCACGCTGTCTTAAACGGGATGCAGTATTATCACCAGGACTGGGCCCACGCAGCTGCTTTTGTCACTGTGCCGCCGCTCAGACTTGACCCCAACACACCCAATTACCTGCTCAGCCTTCTGGGAAA TGACACTCTGAACGTTGTGACTTCGGACCACCGACCCTTCACCACCAAACAGAAGGCGATGGGCAAAGATGACTTCACCAAAATCCCTCACGGCGTTCCTGGAGTTCAGGACCGTATGAGCGTCATGTGGGAGCGAGGAGTG GTTGGAGGCAAGATGGATGAGAATCGTTTTGTTGCTGTCACCAGCTCCAATGCTGCAAAGATCTACAACCTTTACCCCAGAAAGGGCAGGATCATCCCTGGAGCTGATGCTGACGTGGTGGTTTGGGATCCAGAATCAACAAG GACCATCTCAGTGACCACTCAATGGCAGGGTGGTGATGTGAACCTCTATGAGAACCTGCGCTGTCACGGCGTCCCGCTGGTCACCATCAGCCGCGGTCGCGTGGTCTATGAAAATGGCATCTTTACTTGTGCTGAGGGCTCCGGAAAGTTCTACCCTCTCCGAACCTTCCCAGACTACCTCTACAAGAAAATGGTCCAGAGGGAGAAG TGTCAAGCACTCAAGGGGGTGGAGCGCACGCCCTATACTGGAGATGTGGCTGCGGTGCAGAATTACGGGAAGAAGGATCTGGGCCCTTCAGACGGGGACATGAACCCACGACCCTGCACACGCCACGGGGGAGTGAGAGACCTCCACGAGTCCAGCTTTAGTTTGTCTG GTGCCCAAATTGATGACAACGTTCCAAAGAGAGCTTCTGCAAGGATTCTGGCGCCCCCTGGTGGTCGTTCAAGTGGAATCTGGTAA